The following are encoded together in the Desulfococcus multivorans genome:
- the surE gene encoding 5'/3'-nucleotidase SurE — MMKVVLTNDDGIDAPGLAALVAIISEIAVPVVVAPRIEQSGAAHRVTARSPIPFRQTGENRYWVDASPADCARVALKHLVPDAGWLISGINAGANLGSDVYNSGTVAAAREAAILGCRSIAVSQYIAKGHAVDWTVTAAHAAPILRMLISGRLEAGTFWNVNLPHPLPRDPVVPYRFCDLDTHPHAYTYRVEAGQLIYQGTIHERPRAPGRDVAVCFDDGAAAVTRIPIGTCALNERSSKD; from the coding sequence ATGATGAAGGTGGTGCTGACCAATGACGACGGCATCGACGCGCCGGGCCTTGCCGCCCTGGTGGCGATCATTTCGGAAATCGCCGTGCCCGTCGTGGTGGCCCCCCGGATCGAGCAGTCCGGGGCGGCCCACCGGGTGACGGCCCGATCGCCGATACCGTTTCGGCAGACGGGCGAGAATCGGTACTGGGTGGATGCCTCGCCGGCGGACTGCGCCCGGGTGGCCTTGAAGCACCTGGTCCCCGATGCCGGTTGGCTGATCTCCGGGATCAACGCCGGCGCCAATCTGGGTTCGGACGTCTACAACTCCGGAACCGTGGCCGCGGCCCGGGAGGCCGCCATCCTGGGGTGCCGCTCCATCGCCGTGTCCCAGTACATCGCCAAGGGCCATGCAGTGGATTGGACCGTTACCGCCGCCCATGCGGCGCCCATCCTTCGCATGTTGATATCGGGCCGCCTCGAGGCCGGAACCTTCTGGAACGTCAATCTCCCCCATCCGCTCCCCCGGGACCCTGTGGTGCCCTACCGGTTCTGCGACCTCGATACCCATCCCCACGCCTACACCTATCGCGTGGAAGCGGGGCAACTGATCTACCAGGGGACGATCCACGAGCGGCCGCGTGCTCCGGGACGGGACGTGGCCGTCTGCTTCGACGACGGCGCGGCAGCCGTCACCCGCATCCCCATCGGCACCTGCGCCCTGAACGAGCGTTCCTCGAAAGACTGA
- a CDS encoding ABC transporter permease, protein MNFLLEGFFQAFRLLLNGNAETYSAIWATVRVSTYSMLVSLWVGVPLGFCLGYFEFQWKKSVRTVVDTLMSLPTVFIGLLVYAFLTHRGPMGNLSLLFTLPGIAVGQTILALPVVIGLTATAVESMDRKLRIAVMSMGANRRQLFCSSLWEARHGILAAMIAAYGRVMTEVGISMMVGGNIKWHTRTITTAIALETNKGQFGMGVALGLVLLTIALGFNVSLSFLRRRT, encoded by the coding sequence ATGAATTTTCTATTAGAAGGCTTTTTTCAGGCGTTCCGTCTACTCCTGAACGGAAACGCGGAAACCTATTCCGCGATATGGGCCACGGTGAGGGTCTCGACCTATTCCATGCTGGTCAGCCTCTGGGTGGGCGTGCCCCTCGGCTTCTGTCTCGGTTATTTCGAGTTCCAGTGGAAAAAGTCCGTCCGGACCGTCGTCGACACCCTGATGTCCCTTCCCACGGTCTTCATCGGCCTGCTCGTCTATGCCTTCCTGACCCATCGCGGCCCTATGGGGAATCTATCCCTCCTGTTCACCCTGCCGGGCATCGCCGTGGGTCAGACCATCCTGGCCTTGCCCGTCGTCATCGGTCTCACCGCGACAGCCGTCGAAAGCATGGATCGGAAACTTCGCATCGCCGTCATGTCCATGGGCGCCAACCGACGTCAGCTCTTCTGCAGCAGCTTGTGGGAGGCCCGGCACGGCATCCTGGCCGCCATGATCGCGGCATATGGACGGGTGATGACGGAGGTGGGGATCTCGATGATGGTCGGCGGCAACATCAAGTGGCATACCCGCACCATCACCACCGCCATCGCCCTCGAAACCAACAAAGGCCAGTTCGGCATGGGCGTGGCCCTCGGCCTGGTGCTTCTGACCATCGCCCTGGGTTTTAACGTGTCGCTCTCTTTTCTGCGCCGAAGGACCTGA
- a CDS encoding energy-coupling factor ABC transporter ATP-binding protein, with protein MAAPIFDITALRHAYAGKTVLEIPQLSIQPGAVVGLIGPNGSGKSTLLKLLGLIQKPTEGEIRFCGRVVEPFSPEARFSITLVPQEPFLMRRSVFDNVAYGLRLRGDAKNLAERVHEALSLVGLRGEDFVRRPWYALSGGETQRVALAARLALRPKVLLLDEPTASVDSASAQRIKEASVQACRELGTTLVAASHDWQWLLEICDHMVHLFKGRISGSGRETLLFGPWQSLGSGKWGKILPDDRQVPVPEPPSPEAVAVIEAMPLDEADPGPGDADIALAGIVSRLSLEKKTGEVVATVLVGDLPFTVRITPGRYDTGAIFPGNTLHIQYRIDQIRWL; from the coding sequence TTGGCAGCTCCCATCTTCGACATCACCGCCCTGCGACACGCATATGCCGGCAAGACGGTTCTGGAAATCCCGCAACTCTCCATTCAGCCGGGTGCCGTGGTCGGCCTCATCGGTCCCAACGGCAGCGGCAAAAGCACCCTGCTGAAGCTTCTGGGACTCATCCAAAAACCGACAGAGGGGGAGATCCGTTTTTGCGGTCGGGTTGTTGAACCCTTTTCACCTGAAGCCCGGTTTTCGATTACCCTTGTCCCCCAGGAGCCGTTTCTGATGCGGCGGAGCGTATTCGACAATGTCGCCTACGGTCTCAGATTGCGGGGTGACGCCAAAAACCTGGCCGAGCGGGTCCACGAGGCGCTTTCCCTCGTGGGGCTCCGCGGGGAGGACTTTGTCCGAAGGCCCTGGTACGCCCTTTCCGGCGGCGAGACGCAGCGGGTGGCCCTGGCCGCACGGCTGGCCCTCAGGCCCAAGGTGCTTCTGCTGGATGAGCCCACGGCCAGCGTCGATTCCGCCAGCGCCCAGCGGATCAAGGAGGCGTCGGTTCAGGCCTGCCGGGAACTGGGCACCACCCTCGTCGCCGCCAGTCACGATTGGCAGTGGCTCCTGGAGATCTGCGACCACATGGTGCACCTGTTCAAAGGCAGAATTTCCGGTTCGGGGCGTGAGACCCTCCTCTTCGGACCCTGGCAATCGCTGGGGAGCGGCAAATGGGGTAAAATCCTGCCGGACGACCGGCAGGTGCCGGTGCCCGAGCCGCCGTCACCCGAAGCCGTGGCCGTCATCGAAGCGATGCCGCTGGATGAAGCGGACCCGGGCCCCGGGGATGCGGACATCGCCCTTGCAGGCATTGTTTCACGACTCAGTCTGGAGAAAAAAACAGGCGAGGTGGTCGCAACCGTTCTTGTCGGGGATCTCCCCTTCACGGTGAGGATAACACCCGGCAGGTACGACACCGGAGCGATATTTCCCGGGAACACCCTTCACATCCAATACCGCATCGACCAGATCCGATGGCTCTGA
- a CDS encoding diguanylate cyclase domain-containing protein encodes MRLRIEHKMILGYLPIILLIFVITIFSYRSLDELNTINRSILNEDTVLIQAVEKMGEAVLAQESYGRRYRILDNPEMLDLFRQRDREFNELVDKVRALPHQEEINIDKLLSLHRDFNALFTTSDDLANTPAGLDAGEFDKAVSDTFDRMTALLQYMHRVGKRSQYLKMEKANSIGIRSFRFTALLSTLMIIIGLASVSGITRSISRAIAELKRATEIISQGNYDCRLQVNTKDELADLAASLRVMASRLSLLERISLDSSPLTRMPGGLAIENILAQRLESSHHTAFCMLDLDNFKSYNDRYGYAKGNDVIRATAEIIKSAVAEQGSTDDFVGHIGGDDFAVITHTNRYETICRAIIKRFDETIVNFYNESDRERGCIVSKNRQGRRMTFPIMTISIAVVTHHQEQRITHIEIGEIASELKAYAKSLPGSVFVTDRREKHSEDRGAENTALKVVK; translated from the coding sequence ATGAGACTTCGCATCGAACATAAGATGATCCTCGGATATCTGCCGATCATCCTGCTCATTTTCGTCATCACGATTTTTTCCTATCGAAGCCTCGATGAATTGAATACCATCAACAGGAGCATCCTCAACGAGGATACGGTTCTCATACAGGCGGTCGAAAAAATGGGGGAAGCCGTCCTGGCCCAGGAATCCTACGGTCGCCGCTACCGGATTCTGGACAACCCGGAAATGCTCGATCTTTTTCGGCAGCGCGACCGGGAGTTCAACGAACTTGTCGACAAGGTGCGGGCGCTTCCCCACCAGGAAGAGATCAACATCGATAAGCTGTTGTCTTTACATCGCGATTTCAACGCGCTGTTTACGACATCCGACGATCTTGCCAATACGCCCGCCGGATTGGACGCGGGGGAATTCGACAAAGCGGTCAGCGATACATTTGACCGGATGACGGCGCTTCTCCAGTATATGCACCGGGTCGGCAAGCGGAGCCAATACCTGAAGATGGAGAAAGCCAACAGCATCGGCATCCGATCTTTTCGATTTACGGCGCTGCTGTCCACGTTGATGATCATTATCGGGTTGGCTTCGGTATCCGGTATTACCCGAAGCATATCCAGAGCCATTGCCGAGCTGAAGCGCGCCACCGAGATCATCTCCCAAGGCAATTATGATTGTCGTCTGCAGGTCAATACGAAGGATGAACTGGCGGATCTTGCCGCATCTTTGCGCGTGATGGCGTCACGCTTATCACTGCTCGAAAGAATATCCCTCGATTCAAGTCCGCTGACACGGATGCCCGGCGGACTGGCCATTGAAAACATCCTGGCCCAACGCCTTGAATCGAGTCATCATACGGCCTTCTGCATGCTGGATCTGGATAATTTCAAATCCTACAACGACCGATATGGTTATGCCAAGGGAAACGACGTCATACGGGCGACGGCCGAAATCATTAAATCCGCGGTCGCCGAGCAGGGATCAACGGACGACTTCGTCGGTCATATCGGCGGGGACGATTTTGCCGTCATTACCCATACGAATCGTTACGAGACGATCTGCAGAGCGATCATAAAGCGGTTCGATGAAACCATCGTCAATTTCTACAACGAATCCGATAGGGAACGCGGATGCATCGTCTCGAAAAACCGACAGGGCCGCCGGATGACGTTTCCCATAATGACCATTTCGATAGCGGTCGTAACGCATCATCAGGAACAGCGGATCACGCACATTGAAATCGGTGAGATCGCCTCGGAATTGAAAGCTTATGCCAAGTCGCTCCCAGGAAGTGTTTTTGTGACGGACCGAAGAGAAAAACATTCGGAGGACCGCGGCGCCGAGAATACGGCCCTCAAGGTGGTCAAGTAG
- a CDS encoding DNA internalization-related competence protein ComEC/Rec2 produces the protein MSGNPLARPARLLAAALAAGIFLGDFLPGPALPAWIAAGVCLFRLVRDVLRRSPALFSPLILFFLLGYLSIQPWSAPRFTADHLVHYAERYYPRIHGRILTPPETDERRVSFVMASVSLGPDVGPVTGNLRVTAAREGIPPLRQGDEIRFSGRVRRIRSLKNPGGFDYARFMAFREIHCTAYIRKGSLRVLTGSLPSVDRAAASRPPAGLRERIHARIRQSRSADAGAVMAALLIGEKGQIDPDLRNRFNRAGIGHLLAISGLHVGIVTAFAYAGFRWLLAFVPPLLWRGWLRKAAALAALFPVFVYAHLAQWSPATQRAVCMAAAVCLSLWFGRESDVGNGIALAVLVILAAFPPALFAISFQLSFAAVIAIVAGMSAFARRPPADRGRLRSLGEKAGGLTAVSLLATLGTLPLCMIHFNRISFIGIIANLFFIPWVGGLVLPLGLLAVFVFPVAPDLAGIGFDMCGRLLDLALMMLPLFSELPFGAFVTIVPTAFEVGLYYVVGGLLLAEVSARQGGKTAGRRRRMRWLWGAVAVAVLADGLYWTHDRFFRDDLRVTVIDVGQGSAALVEFPRGYRMLIDGGGYYDPRVFDVGSRVVAPLLRRRRILTLDAVVLSHPDSDHLNGLIPIVEQFRVKSLWTTGMEGYAEADNVRALMAAARQKCVPTPAFESLARKTDINGVALEIFYPPHDVARTDPSRMSRRDWRRKSNNRSMVIGIRLGDIGILFPGDIERRAEKVVTAAWGSRLQHRVLVAPHHGSRTSSSPDFLAWVRPQYVLISAGRGNRFGCPHPEVLTRYRDMGARILRTDTAGALTLTTDGRRLFVGPAVP, from the coding sequence GTGAGCGGGAACCCCCTGGCCAGGCCGGCCCGGCTCCTTGCCGCCGCCCTGGCGGCCGGCATCTTTCTGGGGGATTTTCTGCCCGGTCCGGCCCTGCCGGCATGGATCGCCGCGGGGGTCTGCCTGTTCCGGCTCGTCCGGGATGTCCTCCGCCGGTCTCCCGCCCTGTTTTCGCCCCTCATTCTCTTTTTTCTGCTGGGCTATCTCTCGATCCAACCCTGGTCCGCCCCCCGGTTCACGGCGGACCATCTCGTGCATTATGCGGAGCGGTATTATCCGCGCATTCACGGCCGGATCCTGACGCCGCCCGAAACCGATGAGCGCCGCGTCTCCTTTGTCATGGCCTCCGTCAGCCTGGGACCGGATGTCGGACCGGTCACGGGAAACCTTCGCGTCACTGCCGCCCGGGAGGGAATCCCGCCTCTCCGGCAGGGGGACGAGATCCGATTTTCAGGCCGGGTTCGACGGATCCGGAGCCTGAAAAACCCCGGCGGGTTCGATTATGCACGGTTCATGGCCTTCCGGGAAATTCACTGCACCGCCTACATCCGAAAGGGAAGCCTCAGGGTCCTGACCGGCAGCCTTCCGTCCGTTGACCGGGCGGCGGCATCCCGTCCGCCTGCGGGGCTTCGGGAGCGGATCCATGCACGGATCCGCCAAAGCCGGTCCGCCGACGCCGGCGCCGTCATGGCGGCCCTCCTGATCGGTGAAAAGGGGCAGATCGATCCGGACCTTCGCAACCGCTTCAACCGGGCGGGAATCGGTCATCTGCTGGCCATTTCAGGGCTCCATGTCGGTATCGTCACGGCCTTTGCCTATGCCGGGTTTCGATGGCTTCTGGCCTTTGTCCCGCCGCTGCTTTGGCGAGGATGGCTTCGCAAGGCCGCGGCCCTGGCCGCACTTTTTCCCGTCTTCGTCTACGCCCACCTGGCCCAATGGTCCCCCGCCACCCAGCGTGCGGTCTGCATGGCCGCGGCGGTCTGCCTCTCCCTCTGGTTCGGGCGGGAATCGGACGTCGGCAACGGCATCGCCCTGGCCGTACTCGTCATACTCGCCGCCTTTCCGCCGGCGCTTTTCGCCATCTCGTTTCAGCTCTCCTTCGCGGCGGTCATCGCCATTGTCGCGGGCATGTCCGCGTTCGCCCGCCGCCCCCCGGCCGATAGGGGACGGCTCAGATCCCTGGGGGAAAAAGCCGGGGGTCTCACGGCGGTCTCCCTCCTGGCGACTCTCGGCACCCTTCCCCTTTGCATGATCCATTTCAACCGGATCTCCTTCATCGGCATCATCGCCAATCTTTTCTTCATTCCCTGGGTGGGGGGCCTGGTGCTGCCCCTGGGCCTCCTGGCGGTGTTCGTTTTTCCGGTGGCGCCCGATCTCGCCGGGATCGGGTTCGACATGTGCGGCCGGCTTCTCGACCTGGCCCTGATGATGCTGCCCCTCTTTTCGGAGCTGCCCTTCGGCGCCTTTGTCACCATCGTGCCGACCGCTTTCGAGGTCGGACTATACTATGTCGTCGGCGGTCTCCTGCTGGCGGAAGTGTCGGCCAGACAGGGCGGGAAGACCGCAGGGCGGCGACGCCGGATGCGCTGGTTATGGGGGGCGGTTGCCGTTGCCGTCCTCGCGGACGGGCTCTACTGGACCCACGACCGCTTTTTCCGGGACGACCTTCGGGTCACCGTTATTGATGTGGGGCAGGGGAGCGCCGCCCTGGTGGAATTTCCCAGGGGATATCGCATGCTCATCGACGGCGGCGGCTACTACGACCCGCGCGTCTTCGACGTCGGGTCGCGGGTGGTGGCGCCCCTGCTTCGGCGCCGCCGGATCCTGACCCTGGACGCAGTGGTGTTGAGCCACCCGGACAGCGACCACCTCAATGGCCTGATCCCCATCGTCGAACAGTTTCGGGTGAAATCCCTCTGGACCACCGGCATGGAAGGTTACGCCGAGGCCGACAATGTCAGGGCGCTTATGGCGGCAGCCCGTCAAAAATGTGTTCCGACGCCTGCCTTCGAGAGCCTGGCGCGCAAAACCGACATCAACGGCGTCGCTCTCGAGATTTTTTATCCGCCCCACGATGTCGCAAGGACGGACCCGAGCCGCATGAGTCGCCGGGACTGGCGTCGGAAATCCAACAACCGGTCCATGGTGATCGGCATCCGCCTGGGCGACATCGGCATCCTTTTCCCCGGAGACATCGAGCGGCGGGCGGAGAAGGTTGTGACGGCGGCATGGGGGAGCCGGCTTCAACATCGGGTCCTGGTGGCGCCCCACCACGGGTCCCGGACCTCGAGCTCCCCGGATTTCCTGGCCTGGGTCCGGCCGCAATATGTCCTGATTTCCGCAGGCCGGGGCAACCGATTCGGGTGCCCCCACCCCGAGGTTCTGACCCGGTACCGCGACATGGGCGCCAGGATCCTGCGCACCGACACGGCGGGCGCCCTGACGCTTACGACCGACGGCCGCAGGCTTTTTGTGGGCCCCGCCGTTCCCTGA
- the murA gene encoding UDP-N-acetylglucosamine 1-carboxyvinyltransferase yields the protein MDKIIVEGGHPLKGEVVISGAKNAALPILTASLLTEGRNTYHNVPGLKDVESIKALLAYLCADVETDGDTVYIRADGLCKSEAPYDLVRKMRASILVLGPLLARVKKARVSLPGGCAIGARPINLHLKGLARLGAVITLEHGYVEASADRLVGDDIYFDMPTVTGTENLMMAAVLAEGTTVLRNVAREPEIIALADVLNRMGADVRGAGSSVITIHGVPQLHPAEVTIIPDRIEAGTFMAAAALTRGDVTLRRCEPDHLQAVIDKLRLTGAEVTVEKDTVRVRGGDEIASVDIKTLPYPGFPTDMQAQFMVLMSVARGLSLITETIFENRYIHVSELRRLGADITVSGNAAMVKGVPRLSGAPVMATDLRASASLILAGLVARGKTEINRVYHLDRGYDAIEKKMAALGAAVWRV from the coding sequence ATGGACAAGATTATCGTGGAGGGAGGGCATCCCCTCAAAGGAGAGGTGGTGATCAGCGGCGCCAAAAACGCCGCCTTGCCGATTCTGACCGCCTCCCTGCTCACCGAGGGGCGGAACACCTATCACAACGTTCCCGGGCTGAAGGACGTGGAGAGCATCAAGGCGTTGCTTGCCTATCTTTGTGCCGACGTGGAGACCGACGGGGATACGGTCTACATCCGGGCCGACGGGCTGTGCAAGTCCGAGGCCCCCTATGACCTGGTGCGGAAAATGCGGGCCTCCATCCTGGTCCTCGGTCCGTTGCTGGCGCGGGTCAAAAAGGCGAGGGTCTCCCTTCCCGGGGGATGCGCCATCGGTGCCCGGCCCATCAACCTTCACCTGAAGGGGCTGGCCCGGCTGGGGGCCGTCATCACCCTCGAGCACGGTTATGTCGAAGCATCGGCCGACCGGCTGGTGGGGGACGACATCTATTTCGACATGCCCACGGTGACGGGAACCGAGAACCTGATGATGGCGGCGGTGCTGGCCGAAGGCACGACGGTGCTTCGGAACGTGGCCCGGGAGCCGGAAATCATCGCCCTGGCCGACGTCCTCAACCGGATGGGGGCGGACGTTCGAGGCGCCGGTTCGTCGGTCATCACCATCCACGGCGTCCCCCAACTGCATCCCGCCGAGGTCACCATCATCCCCGATCGCATCGAGGCCGGGACCTTCATGGCGGCGGCGGCCCTGACCCGGGGGGACGTGACCCTCCGCCGGTGCGAGCCGGATCACCTCCAGGCCGTCATCGACAAACTCCGGCTCACCGGCGCCGAGGTGACGGTGGAAAAGGACACCGTCCGGGTCCGGGGTGGCGACGAGATTGCCAGCGTCGACATCAAGACCTTGCCCTATCCCGGGTTTCCGACGGACATGCAGGCCCAGTTCATGGTGCTCATGTCGGTGGCCAGAGGGCTCAGTCTCATCACGGAAACCATCTTCGAGAACCGCTACATCCATGTCAGCGAACTGCGGCGGCTGGGGGCGGACATCACGGTGTCGGGCAACGCGGCCATGGTCAAGGGCGTGCCGCGCCTGTCGGGAGCACCGGTGATGGCAACCGACCTCCGGGCCAGCGCTTCCCTGATCCTTGCCGGTCTGGTGGCCCGCGGCAAGACGGAGATCAACCGGGTCTACCATCTGGACCGCGGCTACGATGCCATCGAAAAGAAGATGGCCGCCCTCGGGGCGGCTGTTTGGCGGGTGTAA
- the qrcD gene encoding menaquinone reductase integral membrane subunit QrcD: MDSALIPQGVKRCSLGKFALFIGIVGAVLLWGVYAMLLCWLKGLNQTNMNDYYGFALWIWADLAVIALGGGAFFTGFLRYIVGKDELKNIINYAVLIGFICYSSALLILAIDIGQPLRGWFIFWHANVHSMLTEVAFCLSCYFAVLSIEYLPLVLENRQLNKVPFFHNLAHNMHEVMAVFAATGAFLSFFHQGSLGGVSGVLFGRPFGFREGAFIWPWTFFLFTWSAAAYGPCFTLMLTRLIEKVTGKRLVGDKCVDLLAKISGWMILTYIIAKIADTLYWAWVTAPEAGFTLMDFYSNNPVYGIWILVLEIVIGGIVPALILVTRKGRKSSFLLVTAVICGVIGVSVNRWVMVLQVMAMPVMPFDTWAMYYPSWQEVATTILPVAYGVILVALSYRYLPVFPQEKELNS, encoded by the coding sequence ATGGATTCTGCATTGATCCCCCAGGGTGTCAAGCGCTGTTCTTTGGGGAAGTTTGCCTTGTTTATCGGCATAGTGGGCGCTGTCCTTCTATGGGGCGTTTATGCCATGCTGCTGTGCTGGCTGAAGGGGTTAAACCAGACCAACATGAACGATTATTACGGGTTCGCCCTATGGATCTGGGCGGATCTGGCGGTCATCGCCCTGGGCGGCGGCGCTTTCTTCACCGGCTTTTTGAGATACATCGTCGGCAAGGATGAACTGAAGAACATCATCAACTACGCCGTGCTCATCGGCTTCATCTGCTATAGTTCGGCCCTGCTGATCCTTGCCATCGACATCGGCCAGCCCCTGAGGGGATGGTTCATTTTCTGGCACGCCAACGTGCATTCCATGCTGACGGAGGTGGCCTTCTGCCTGAGCTGCTACTTTGCCGTCCTCAGCATCGAGTACCTGCCCCTCGTCCTTGAAAACCGGCAGCTGAACAAGGTGCCCTTCTTCCACAACCTGGCCCACAACATGCACGAGGTCATGGCGGTCTTCGCCGCCACCGGCGCCTTCCTCTCCTTCTTTCACCAGGGCTCCCTGGGCGGCGTATCCGGCGTGCTCTTCGGCCGCCCCTTCGGTTTCCGCGAAGGCGCTTTCATCTGGCCGTGGACCTTCTTCCTCTTTACGTGGTCGGCGGCCGCCTACGGGCCGTGCTTCACCCTGATGCTCACCAGGCTCATCGAGAAGGTGACGGGCAAGCGGCTTGTGGGTGACAAGTGCGTGGACCTCCTGGCCAAGATCTCGGGGTGGATGATTCTGACCTACATCATCGCCAAGATCGCCGATACCCTCTACTGGGCCTGGGTGACCGCCCCGGAAGCCGGCTTCACCCTGATGGACTTCTACAGCAACAACCCGGTCTACGGCATCTGGATTCTGGTGCTCGAGATCGTGATCGGCGGCATCGTTCCCGCCCTGATCCTCGTTACCAGAAAGGGTCGCAAGAGTTCCTTCCTCCTGGTGACGGCGGTGATCTGCGGCGTCATCGGCGTCAGCGTCAACCGATGGGTGATGGTGCTTCAGGTGATGGCGATGCCGGTAATGCCTTTCGATACATGGGCCATGTACTACCCGAGCTGGCAAGAGGTGGCGACGACGATCCTGCCGGTGGCCTACGGCGTCATTCTGGTGGCGCTCTCGTATCGATACCTGCCGGTCTTTCCCCAGGAAAAAGAACTGAATTCCTGA
- the qrcC gene encoding menaquinone reductase iron-sulfur cluster-binding subunit QrcC translates to MNKSRGQSQPKKYGMVIDLDKCTGCGSCMVACMAENNVPFKKDETNKRDSITWMKVYRLTNGKPFPDHDICYLPRPCMHCEGHNGHSPCVSVCPATATDYSNETGIVSQIYTRCFGCRYCMAACPYHARYFNWWDPVWPAGMEEMLSPDVSVRMRGIVEKCSFCFHRYQRAMDKAHLEGRRDLEEAEYQTSCTQACPVGAITFGDLNNPEHKVHQLVKPDNAHSGRPQAPNAFRLLERLGTNPKVYYLSDREWVRRAGDNYLKGEGTIGAKH, encoded by the coding sequence ATGAATAAATCACGAGGACAGAGTCAACCCAAGAAGTACGGAATGGTCATAGACCTGGACAAGTGCACCGGGTGCGGGTCCTGCATGGTGGCGTGCATGGCGGAGAACAATGTGCCGTTCAAGAAGGACGAGACGAACAAGCGGGACAGCATTACCTGGATGAAGGTCTACCGGCTGACCAACGGCAAGCCCTTTCCGGATCACGATATCTGCTATCTGCCCAGGCCGTGCATGCACTGCGAGGGTCACAACGGCCATTCCCCCTGCGTATCGGTCTGTCCGGCGACGGCCACCGACTACAGCAACGAGACCGGCATCGTCAGCCAGATCTATACCCGATGCTTCGGGTGTCGGTACTGCATGGCGGCCTGCCCCTACCATGCCCGTTATTTCAACTGGTGGGATCCGGTTTGGCCCGCGGGTATGGAAGAGATGCTCAGCCCGGACGTGTCGGTCCGGATGCGGGGCATCGTGGAAAAGTGCAGCTTCTGTTTCCATCGGTACCAGCGTGCCATGGACAAGGCACACCTGGAAGGCCGTCGGGATCTCGAAGAGGCGGAATACCAGACCTCCTGCACCCAGGCCTGTCCTGTCGGCGCCATCACCTTCGGCGACCTGAACAACCCCGAGCACAAGGTGCACCAGCTGGTGAAGCCGGACAACGCTCACAGCGGTCGACCCCAGGCACCCAATGCGTTTCGTCTGTTGGAGAGACTGGGGACCAATCCCAAGGTCTATTACCTGTCGGATCGCGAGTGGGTAAGGCGGGCCGGAGACAATTACCTCAAGGGCGAAGGGACGATCGGCGCCAAACACTGA